The nucleotide sequence GTGGTGCCTGTTGGTACTACAAAATTTAGAGACGGACTCTATCCATTAAAATTATACAATAAAGATTCTGCATCAAAACAGATAAGTATGGTTGAAAAGATCCAAAAAAAATATATAAAGGAGGTTGGGGTGCCATTTGTAAGGTTATCAGATGAATTTTATGTTTTGGCAGAAAGAGATGTTCCTGATAAGGAGTTTTATGGACAATTTGAACAATTAGAAGATGGCATAGGAATGATTAGAATTTTTAGAGATTATATTGATAGTTCGCTTGATAAAATAAGAGAGCCTTTATCAGGCTCATTTACCATGGTAACAGGGGTGTCTGCATATAAGGAAATATTGTCAGCTGCAAATAGAATTAAATTCATAAATGATAAAATAGATATAAAGGTAGAAAAAATAGTAAACAACTTTTTTGGAAAAAATATAACTGTAGCAGGTTTGCTAACTGCAACCGATATAATAGATCAACTGAAAAATAAAAAAATAGGAAAATATGTAATTATACCAGATAATATGTTAAGAAGAGGCTATGAACTTAGTCATGATAATAATAAAGTGTTTCTAGATGATATGACAGTTGAAGATTTATCTAGAGCTTTAAATAGAGAAATATTAATATGCAATTTTACAGGAGAAGATTTAGTAGATATTGTAATTGAACATTGTGAGGAGGAATGAATATGGGAAAACCTATTGTAGCTGTTGTAGGAAGACCTAATGTTGGAAAATCAACATTATTTAATAAACTAGCAGGAAAAAGGATATCAATAGTTCAAGATACACCAGGAGTAACAAGAGATAGAATATATGCTGAGGCAGAATGGCTTAAATATAATTTTACAATAATAGATACGGGAGGTATTGAACCTGAAAGTAGTGACATTATAATTTCGCAGATGAGAAGGCAAGCCCAAATTGCTATTGAAACTTCTGATGTCATAATATTTATAGTGGATGGCAAGGAAGGACTTACTGATTCTGATAGAGAAGTTGCACAAATGCTTAGAAAAAGCAGTAAACCGATTGTTTTAGTAGTAAATAAAATAGATCACTTAAAAGATGAAAATAATATATATGAATTTTATAATCTGGGAATTGGAGAGCCTGTGTCAATATCGGCATCTCAAGGATTAGGATTAGGCGATATGCTTGACAAGGTTGTAGGAAATTTTAAGGATCCTGATTCATATGATGAAGAGGATGAGTACATAAAGATAGCATTTATAGGTAAACCGAATGTTGGAAAGTCGTCACTTATAAATAAATTGATAGGTGAGGATAGAGTTATAGTGAGTAGTGTTCCAGGAACTACAAGAGATGCTATTGATAGTTATCTGGAGACTGAGTATGGAAAGTTTATTCTAATAGATACTGCGGGAATCAGAAGAAGAAGTAAGGTAAAAGAGGAAATAGAAAGATACAGTGTTATAAGAACGTATGCAGCTATAGAAAGAGCTGATGTTTGTATACTTATGATTGATGCTGTTCATGGAGTAACTGAACAAGATGAGAAAATAATAGGATATGCTCACGAGATGAATAAAGCCATAATTGTCATTGTTAATAAGTGGGATTTGGTGGAAAAAGAAACTAATACAATGAAGAATCTTAAAAATAAGATGCAAGTAAATCTTTCGTTTTTGTCTTATGCCCCATACTTGTTCATATCGGCATTGACAGGACAAAGAGTCCAAAAGGTACTTGAAACTGTAAAGGGAGCTTATGATAATTATTCAAAGAGGATAAAAACTGGAGTTTTAAATGATGTTATAAGTAGAGCGATAAGTATGAAGGAACCACCTATAGTGGGAACACAAAGACTCAAAATTTATTATGCAACGCAGATAGGTACTAAACCTCCTACGTTTGTATTCTTTGTAAATAATCCAGAGTGTCTTCACTTCTCATATCAGAGGTATTTAGAGAATCAACTCAGAGATAATTTTGACTTTGAGGGAACGGGCATAAAGTTGGAGTTTAGAAGGAAGAAAGAGTAATAATTTTATATGACCCTCCATATATATATATTGTTAATATTATAATAGTGGGGGGAATAACTTGGATAACTTTGATATATATAATGACATAGCAGAAAGGACGCAGGGAGACATCTATGTTGGTGTTGTTGGTCCAGTTAGAACGGGAAAATCGACGTTTATAAAAAGATTTATGGAGCTTATGGTTATACCTAAAATTGAAAATGCTTATAAGAAAGAAAGGGCAAAAGATGAATTACCTCAAAGTTCATCAGGAAAGGCAATTCATACTACAGAGCCTAAGTTTGTTCCAAATGAAGCTATAGAGATAAATTTAAATGAAAATACTAAATTTAAGGTTAGGATGGTTGATTGTGTTGGATATATTGTAAAAAATGCATCAGGGTATATGGATGGCGAACATGCAAAAATGGTTACTACTCCATGGTATGATTATGAAATACCATTTGAAGAAGCTGCTGAAATTGGAACAAAGAAGGTTATAAATGAACATTCGACAATAGGTCTTGTTGTTATAACGGATGGATCTATTACGGAAATACCGCGAGATGATTATGTTGAAGCAGAGGAAAGGGTAATAAATGAGCTTAAGGATATAAATAAGCCATTTATAGTGGTGCTTAATTCAGAACATCCGTATGCTCCTGAGACAATTTCATTAAAGAAGGAAATTGAAGAAAAATATGATGTTTCAGTACAGTGCATGAATGTTTTAAATATGACTGAAGAAGATGTAACTAATGTTTTTGAAAGAGTCCTTAGAGAGTTTCCTATAAAGGAAATAAATATAGATATGCCTGAATGGATAGAAAAGCTTGAGTCATCGCATTGGTTAAAAATAGATTTTATAGATGTAGTCAAGGAAATGTGCAAGAATATATATAAAATAAGAGATATAAATAAGTCTATGGAGAATATCAAGGACGTTGAATTCGTTGGAAAGTCAAATATAAGTGAAATAAATATGGGGCAAGGTGTAGCTAGAATAAACTTAAGGCCTAAGGAAAATTTATTTTATAATATTCTAAGCGAAATATGTGAAAGTAAAATTTCTGGTGAAAGTGATTTGCTCTCTGCTGTTAAGGAAATGCATGCAGCAAAATTTGAATATGACAAAATATCGCAGGCACTGACAGATGTTAGAGAAACAGGATATGGTCTGGTTGCTCCTCAGCTTTCAGAAATGAAGTTAGAGGAACCTCAAATAGTAAAACAGGGGAATAGATTTGGCGTAAAGCTTAAAGCTAGTGCACCATCACTTCATTTTATAAGAGCAGATATAGAAACGGAAGTTTCACCTATAATGGGGACAGAACGCGAAAGTGAAGAAATGGTAAAATCACTTTTAGAACAGTTTGAGAGTGATCCATCTAAAATCTGGCAGAGTAATATGTTTGGAAAGTCTCTTGAAATTTTAGTAAAAGAAGGATTACAAAACAAATTATATAAAATGCCAGAGGATGTACAAATTAAAATACAGAAAACTCTTCAGAAAATTATAAACGAAGGTAATGGTGGATTAATCTGTATAATCCTTTAAGTATTAAGGAAATTTACAATATTTTCACATCACATTTTATGATATAATCAATATCGGTATAACTATGGATTAAATAAGTATATCAATATTTATATCATGACATAAATTTGACTTGAAATTAATATTAGTGTTTATGTATAATTAGTATGAATTAACAGTTACACACGGAAGGATGAATGATATGGCAAGAAGTATGACTGGTTTTGGGATAGGAAATTTATCAGATGATACAGGAGAGTTTACCATAGAAATAAAGACAGTTAACCATAGATATTGTGATATAAATATAAAGATGCCTAAGACTTTAATATGTCTTGAAGATAGAATTAGAAAGGTTATACAGAAGAAAATTCATAGAGGCAAAGTAGACGTTTTTATAAATAGAAATAATTTAAGAAAAAAGGGAATTAAAGTTGACTTAAATGAAGAGTTGGTAGATAATTATGTTGAATGTTTAAGAAATATACAATGTAGATATAATATAGATGATAAAATATCTCTTGCTTTGATAACTAAATTTCCAGATGCAGTTAATGTACAGGAGGAACAGGAAGATATAGAAGAAGTGTGGAATGATATCATATGTGAGCCTTTAAATGAAGCTATAGATATGTTGGTTTCCATGAGAGAAAAAGAAGGCATTAAGTTAAAACAGAATATATTATGTAAATGTGATGCGATTAAAGATTTAGTAAATAAAATAGAAATTAAATCACCTGTTGTGGTTGAAGAGTATAGAGATAAATTGAAGAAAAAGTTAGAAGAGTTATTAGGCGATTATAGTATAGATGAAAATAGAGTTATGACAGAGGTTACTATTTTTGCAGATAAGGCATGTATTGATGAAGAAATAGTTAGAATGAAAAGTCATATAATACAGCTTAAGGAGACTTTAGAACATGATGAACCAATAGGAAGAAAGTTAGATTTTATTGTTCAGGAAATGAACAGAGAAACAAATACAATTGCATCAAAAGCTAATAATTTAGATATAACTAATTATGCTTTAACCATAAAAAATGAAATAGAAAAAATTAGAGAACAAATACAAAACATTGAATAAAATTAGGAGGAAACATATGAATATAAAATTAATAAATATAGGGTTTGGAAATATAGTTTCAGCAAATAGGCTTGTAGCTATAGTAAGTCCTGAATCTGCCCCTATAAAAAGAATAATTCAAGAGGCAAGGGACAGAGGTATGCTAATAGATGCTACATATGGCAGAAGAACAAGAGCAGTTATAATTACAGACAGTGATCATGTAATACTTTCTGCAGTTCAACCTGAAACGGTAGCGCATAGATTATCTTCAAAGGGTGAAGATGAGGAAGTAGAGCCCGGAGAGGCAGAGGAATAATGGATGAAAAGAAAGGACTCTTAATAGTTATATCCGGACCATCAGGCACAGGTAAGGGGACTATATGTAAATCTTTAGTTGGAAAAGGTGATTTTCTTATCTCAGTTTCTGCTACGACAAGACAGCCAAGACAAGGAGAGGTGGATGGCGTAAATTATTATTTTTTAACTAAGGAAGAATTTAAGACTAAAATAGAGAATGATGATTTTATTGAGTATGCTGAGGTATATGGAAATTATTATGGAACACCTAAGTCAAAAGTACTTGATTGCATTAAAAATGGGATCAATGTTATTTTAGAAATAGATATTCAAGGTGCATTAAAA is from Clostridium fermenticellae and encodes:
- a CDS encoding DUF512 domain-containing protein, whose translation is MKNEIISIKPESIAEELGIEIGDFLISINDKEVKDIIDYKFLICDEYVDVEIQKKDGELWELEIEKEYDEDLGVEFKDPIMDRPMSCHNKCIFCFIDQLPKGMRETLYFKDDDSRLAFLQGNFVTLTNMSEDDIDRIIKYKISPINISVHTTNPELRIKMTNNRFAGNVYKRMKKMAQFGIKMNCQVVLCPGINDGYELRKTIEDLFILYPSIINLAVVPVGTTKFRDGLYPLKLYNKDSASKQISMVEKIQKKYIKEVGVPFVRLSDEFYVLAERDVPDKEFYGQFEQLEDGIGMIRIFRDYIDSSLDKIREPLSGSFTMVTGVSAYKEILSAANRIKFINDKIDIKVEKIVNNFFGKNITVAGLLTATDIIDQLKNKKIGKYVIIPDNMLRRGYELSHDNNKVFLDDMTVEDLSRALNREILICNFTGEDLVDIVIEHCEEE
- the der gene encoding ribosome biogenesis GTPase Der: MGKPIVAVVGRPNVGKSTLFNKLAGKRISIVQDTPGVTRDRIYAEAEWLKYNFTIIDTGGIEPESSDIIISQMRRQAQIAIETSDVIIFIVDGKEGLTDSDREVAQMLRKSSKPIVLVVNKIDHLKDENNIYEFYNLGIGEPVSISASQGLGLGDMLDKVVGNFKDPDSYDEEDEYIKIAFIGKPNVGKSSLINKLIGEDRVIVSSVPGTTRDAIDSYLETEYGKFILIDTAGIRRRSKVKEEIERYSVIRTYAAIERADVCILMIDAVHGVTEQDEKIIGYAHEMNKAIIVIVNKWDLVEKETNTMKNLKNKMQVNLSFLSYAPYLFISALTGQRVQKVLETVKGAYDNYSKRIKTGVLNDVISRAISMKEPPIVGTQRLKIYYATQIGTKPPTFVFFVNNPECLHFSYQRYLENQLRDNFDFEGTGIKLEFRRKKE
- the spoIVA gene encoding stage IV sporulation protein A, which gives rise to MDNFDIYNDIAERTQGDIYVGVVGPVRTGKSTFIKRFMELMVIPKIENAYKKERAKDELPQSSSGKAIHTTEPKFVPNEAIEINLNENTKFKVRMVDCVGYIVKNASGYMDGEHAKMVTTPWYDYEIPFEEAAEIGTKKVINEHSTIGLVVITDGSITEIPRDDYVEAEERVINELKDINKPFIVVLNSEHPYAPETISLKKEIEEKYDVSVQCMNVLNMTEEDVTNVFERVLREFPIKEINIDMPEWIEKLESSHWLKIDFIDVVKEMCKNIYKIRDINKSMENIKDVEFVGKSNISEINMGQGVARINLRPKENLFYNILSEICESKISGESDLLSAVKEMHAAKFEYDKISQALTDVRETGYGLVAPQLSEMKLEEPQIVKQGNRFGVKLKASAPSLHFIRADIETEVSPIMGTERESEEMVKSLLEQFESDPSKIWQSNMFGKSLEILVKEGLQNKLYKMPEDVQIKIQKTLQKIINEGNGGLICIIL
- a CDS encoding YicC/YloC family endoribonuclease → MARSMTGFGIGNLSDDTGEFTIEIKTVNHRYCDINIKMPKTLICLEDRIRKVIQKKIHRGKVDVFINRNNLRKKGIKVDLNEELVDNYVECLRNIQCRYNIDDKISLALITKFPDAVNVQEEQEDIEEVWNDIICEPLNEAIDMLVSMREKEGIKLKQNILCKCDAIKDLVNKIEIKSPVVVEEYRDKLKKKLEELLGDYSIDENRVMTEVTIFADKACIDEEIVRMKSHIIQLKETLEHDEPIGRKLDFIVQEMNRETNTIASKANNLDITNYALTIKNEIEKIREQIQNIE
- the remA gene encoding extracellular matrix/biofilm regulator RemA, which produces MNIKLINIGFGNIVSANRLVAIVSPESAPIKRIIQEARDRGMLIDATYGRRTRAVIITDSDHVILSAVQPETVAHRLSSKGEDEEVEPGEAEE
- the gmk gene encoding guanylate kinase, translated to MDEKKGLLIVISGPSGTGKGTICKSLVGKGDFLISVSATTRQPRQGEVDGVNYYFLTKEEFKTKIENDDFIEYAEVYGNYYGTPKSKVLDCIKNGINVILEIDIQGALKVKKTCPDGVFIFVIPPSMDELRKRISNRGTETPQSLMLRFRSAYEEIKYISRYNYVVVNDTVDMAVKRIQSIIIAEQCRADRRKGKILDLEEEIIDE